The sequence below is a genomic window from Candidatus Methanoplasma termitum.
GACGTTCCGTCTCATGAGCTATGACCCCGCCTTTATGATCCCAATCCGTCAGAATGATCGCTTTTTTGCCATGAGCGGAGACATATTCGGCGGCTTTTATAGGCCCGGCCTCGGCCTGTATCATGAAGATGTGCCTGTTTATTCCCAAACGCCGCAAAGCTTTCTTATCTTTGATGCCTTCAACAAGAATAATGTGGTCCGCCGAGAGTTCCTTTAATTCTTCCAGGATCGCTTCGATCTCGGCCAGCCTCTCTTCGTCATTCAACTTGACCCCTCAGTTTTGAAACGATCATTACGGGGTCGCCCTTGATGAAAACGGTCTTCTGCCTGCTCGTGTGCCCCGATAATATTGAGGACGGCGCCCCTGTGACCTCGCTGAAGAGTTCTTCCACCTCTGCGTTTGCCTTCCCGTCAAGCGGCGGGGCCGTCACTTTCACTGTAAGCCTCTTGCGCCAGCCGTCTATGCCCTCGATACCGTGCCTGCTTGATCCCGGAGATACCAGCACGTCTGCTTCGACCCCCGACCCCTTTATTCTGATGACATCCTCGATCGGCATCCTGCGTAAGATGTCTCCGATGGTTATTATCTTTGTTTCTTCTGAGTTCCCGATATGTAAAAATATGTGTTTAATATGATAAGCCCATACCGTTACAACAGGATGGATGGTTTGTATTTCCCGAGAATTGGGAAAGAATAAATCATAATTAATTGCAGGGAAAATAGGGGTGCTGATGTTGAAGAATTCGGATTCCATGTCATTCGAGGACCTTGGCGCAATATACAGGGTGGAGAAGAAATCTCCCACATTATCTCCAATAAGGAAGGATCTGTATCCGGCGATGGCCGGCTTAATAATGACTTTGAAGTCCGAATATGAAGGATGTCTTTCCAAAGACCCCGACTCGATAATCTGCGAGGGGGCCAACCAACGACGCAAGAAAGCGGTTTCTATGTCCAAAGAGATCACAGAAATGAGGATGGGTAAGATCGCTTCGCTCGCTCTGATAGGCGCCAGAGGCGGGCAGAATCTCTTGGACCATCTCACTCCCGAAGAGCGCGAATACTATACCATGGTCCTTGACATCTCAAGGAAGCATGTCGAGATAGTTGACAAACTGAGCGGGAAGAAAAAATATGAGATACCCGAAATAGATGAGAGACCAAAAAAAGAAAGGAAAGCTGCCGAACCGATAAAGGAAAAACCTGTCGTTGCAGAGCCGGTGCCGCCTGCGAAACCTGTTTTCAAAGAACCCCTCCGCCCGGAGCCGGAAGCAGAGGTCATACCGGAAGACGAGGCCGAGGAACTGCCTCAGGAAGACTACGGTTATGCTCCTGCCGTTGTCAAGGAACATAAACCCGCTAAGAAAGAACAAAAAGAAGAACCGGCAAAGGAAGATGAGCTTGTCGTGATAAGGATATTGGAGGATCTTCCGCCTTTCTCTGGCCCGGACAGGAATTATGAGCTCACCAAGGAAGATGTGGTCAGGATGCCGAGGGCAATGGCCATGGCCCTTGTAAACAGAGAAAAGGCCGTGCTGATCAATCCCGGACCTTGATGGTCCTTGTGTCCCCGGGGAACTCAAGACAGTCGATATTCAATCTTTTTATCCCGGTCAGCTCCGCAACCGTCTCTCTCGCAATGTCCGGGGCATTGTTGGTCTTGCTCAGATGTGCCAGGAATATCTTTCTGCGTTCGTTCATTGTCCGTTTTATGGCTCCTGCACAATCGACATTCGCTAAATGCCCCATTTCGCTTGCTATGAGTTTTTTCAGATACGGCGGATAGGGGCCTTCCGCAAGCATCTTCTTGTCATAGTTGGATTCGATGACGGCCACATCCGCCTGTTTCAATGCATGTTCCACCTGGAACGTAATCTTTCCAGTGTCGGTCGCGACCAGGACCTTTTTCCCCTCTGCCTCGACAAAAAAGGCGTTCGGATCCACCGCGTTATGGGAGGTGGGAAGTGGGATTACGACCATATTCCCGATACAGAACGACCCCATCGTTTTTATCTCGGAATACTCGACATTGCTGAGACCGCTGCTGTCGTATGTGGCTTTGTTGCAGAAAACCGGGATGTTGAACTTCCTTGATACCGCACCGGCGCCTGCGATGTGATCGGAATGTTCGTGGGTGATAAGCAGCGCTTTCAACGCCCTTTGATCTATGCCTTCTTTCTCCATCAGCTCTCTGGTCCTCCTGCAGCTGATGCCGGCATCGATCATTATGGCTTCGTCCTCGAACTGTATAATGGTGCAGTTCCCATCGCTTCCGCTTGCGAGTACGTGTACCTCAAACATCGCTTTCAGATCTTTTTCTTGTAAATGTGGAATATGATGTCAGACCTGGACAGGATACCCACCAGAATACCTTGTTCCAGTACCGGCAGGCGATTGACGTTGAGCTTCATCATCTTTTGAAGGGCACGGGAGATCACCTCATCCGGTGCTGTGCAGAGGACCGTTCTTATCATTATGTCCTCGACCTTCATCTCGGAGATCTCTTTATTCGCTTCCACCAAGGCCGGATCGGCAACGTCACCGTCCATGGGAACGCTCAGAAGGGACTGAGTGGTGCTCGGGTCTTTGTCCAACTTGTCCTGATACCTTATTATGAGGCTGAGAACATCGAACTCGGTTATCATTCCAATGACATGGTTCCTGTTGTCCACTACCGCTGCGCCGGTCACATTATCGACTGCAAGCTTGATTATGGCACGTTTAACTGTATCCGTCGGTTTGACGGTCAGCACCTGTGTGGTCATTAGATCCCTAACCCTTAATTCCTTCATTGATTCGTAATATAACCTCGACAATATATGAGTTTGTATACGCTGATTGCCGTACCCCCTGAATAAATAAAAACAGACAGTTTTATCTACAATAATGTAATCAAGAGGCTCACGGGGCCTGTAGCTCAGCTAGGTAGAGCGATCGACTCTTAATCGATCGGCCAAGGGTTCGAATCCCTTCAGGCCCGCTTTTACAAAATCTTGTTTTTTCTGCATTAGTCTTTTAAGCACCCTATCGGCACGACGTGTATCCCGTCCTTGCGTGTGTATGCATATTCTGTGGCTGTTACAACGGCCAGAAATGATGGTGAACCCATCGTCTCGCTCTCGACCTTTTCTTTTATTTTCAGAAGGTTGTTCGCCGCGTCTTCGATCATTCCGGCTCCGAGCTTGACTTCAACCGCCCCCCACTTTCCGTTATGAAGATGAATTATTGCATCCGCTTCCAGCCCGTTGCGGTCGTGATAATGTAACACTTCGCCTCCCAGCGAACTTGCGTAGACCCTCAGATCCCTAATGACAAGTGATTCGAAAAGAAGTCCGAATGTTCTCGGATCGTTCATCAGGTCTCTCGCCGATGCGCCTAAAAAATATGCTGCAATGGCCGGATCCGTGAGATGTCTGGTGTCTGTCACTCTGATTGTTGTTCTGGAACGCAGATTCGGCGTCCATGCTGGCAGGTCATCTATGACGTGTATCTTTCTCAGAGCCTTTTCGTATGACCTCAGAGTATTGATGTGAACCGCCCCTTTATCCTTTTTTTGTAGGTCTGCCACAATAGTCGTATCCGTTGCCGATGTGGATATGTTCCTTGAAATCGACCTCAGCACCAGACGCATCTTGTCCCGGTCACGTTCCACTCCGTCTGCTGTCTTGACTTCCGATCCGAGTATGGTCTCGCAGTAACCTTTTATCTGATTATGTGCAACGGATGGGCTTTTTCCGACCGAATTCGGCCATCCTCCCCTTGTGATCCGTTCAGCAATATCCTCTAAGGAAAGACGAGAGATACCGGACACTTCTTTCCCCAAGAACATTTCCGATAGGGAAACTTCTCCTGTGGAATCACCCGATTCAAAAAGACTCATCGTATACATACGCATCCTGCTGATCCTTCCAGCGCCGGAGTGCATTATCTTCGACTCGTCGATAGTGACGGACCCTGTCAATATATACAGGCCCTCCTCAGACAGCTTATCCACACTGAACCTCACCGCATCCCAGATGTTAGTTTCATCCTGCCACTCATCGATCAGTCTCGGTTTTTCCCCGTCCAAAAGCTGAGAAGGTTTGACGGCGGCCATCAGTTTGTATGTTTCTTTTTTATCAGGATCTTGCATATAGACGGCACTCTTTGCGACCTGCTCGGCGGTCGTGGTCTTGCCACAATATTTCGGCCCAACAATAGATACGGCACCGAATGCTTCCAACATATCTCTCAGCTGCCGATCCGCTATTCTAGGCCTGTAGTCTTTCATATATCTGTCATTAATATCCAGACATATATAATTATTGTAATTGACAATGTTTTGTTGTTGTAATTGACAATGTTTTGTTGTTGTAATTGACAATGTTTTGTTGTTGTAATTGACAATGTTTTGTTGTTGTAATTGACAATGTTTTGTTGTTGTAATTGACAATAAAATATTATGCATTTTGAAAATATTTTCTGACTGCGGAATGTGTATCCAATTAATGTTTAGTTGACTCCAAAATGGAGTCGAAGGTCAAATCCCTTCAGGCTCGCTTGTCGACCACCAAAGATCATTTCATTTCGATTTCAAAAAGAAGCACCGCAGCAGACAAAGGATAATGCTCTACTCCCCTCCACTCAACAAATATTTTGCCAATAGTAATTATTACTATTTTTTCCCACGAATAATGTGTCAAACTCACCAATAAAAGCGCAGCCTCAACTCCACCAGATTCTATACTGTACTAAATCCCTTCTGGCGAATTAACACAAAACGTTCCGCCTATATTTTGACATATTTCGTCACTCAAGACGGCTTAACAGCCTGATACATAGGAATGAAAGATACGGCGACACAGTTTTCTTTTGCCCAAAGTCCCAATCCTTACATTTCTGATATACGGATTCCGGAATGAACAATCCGTCCGGATCTTGTTTGCTTTTTATGATCTCGATCATTTCACAGAACCTTGTATCCTTCCTCGCACACTCGAACTTACTGAGACAGTCTGTGACGCTCACGATGTCATACCACATGGCGGGAGCTTTCAGTTTTCTGAAATCCGTGCCTGTGTAGAACATGTACGGATGTCTTTCGAGACTGTTCTCCCAAAGGGACAGAATAGCATCTATCCCTCTTTTTGCGACATCGCTTTTTCTGTATTCATCGATCTCTGCGTAAAGATTCAGCATCGAAAGCGTTGCAAAGGGGCAGCAGTCTCCTTTCCGTCCGGGTCCTCTGAATGAGCCGTGCTCTTCGGAGACCGAACAGGGGAACCCTTGTTCGTTGATCAGTGTCGTTAAATGATCGACCCCCTGTTTTACATGCTCTCTGTAGTCGATTTTGGCGAGGAGAAGCGCACGGAGCAGCAAAGGTGCGTCGCACAAGCACCATCCGAACACATCCTCGCCCTTTCCGCCGTAATGTTTAGGGATGTTGGTCTTGGACTTATAAACTCCAAATTTATCCTTGTGGCTCATTATCTGTTTCACTGCGTTCTCTATTTCCGTGATCTCTGTGTTGAAGCCATTGTCGAGTAGGAACAGAAGCTGATTTATCGGGAGATCGGGCGCTTTGTGATTGCTTACCAGTATACCATGAAAGTCTGAAACGCCTTTGAGGTACGCTCGGATCCTCTTGTCTCTCAGTGCTTCACTTTTCAGTTCTGATAACATCTTTTTATCTTCATTCAGAAGATTATGTCTTATTGAGAATTGAAGCCACGGCTCACTTACAGATAGAAGCTTTTCCGTCCTGAGATCGCCCATGTGATTATGTACCGTTTGTAACTATAAAAATATGGTAAGTCCCTTCGATCCCGCTTGTTATCCGTTTTCCGGACGACTTGGATTCATTTTGCAGAACTGTTGTTATTTGCTAAGCAGCCAATCTATGATGTTCACACGCTGTATCCCATTATAAGTTCCGAGACCTACCCGGTCCATTGTCAGGATCACTCTTGCGTTCCCGTCATTCATTCCTGCCAGCGGCCTGGTCTCCCTTTTTTCTATGTTCTCATCCAGAACAGTCATGGATACCTGGTAATACTCCCTTTGTCCGCCTTTGTCCGCAACAAAATCGATCTCTGCATCGCCAAGCTTTCCGACCTGTACGTTATATCCCCTTCTGAGAAGTTCCAGGAAGACCAGATTCTCTATGGATCGACCAATGTCCCGGGAATATTCACCTATTGAAGCGTTCCTCATTCCCATATCCGTGCAGTAATATTTTGACGGTGTCGTCAGAATCATCTTTCCGCGCATATCATATCGTTTCGCCTGATAGAACATCAGAGCCTCGCATATCGCCTCCAGATAACTCTCAGCGGTTTTGTTGTCTATTCTCAGCTGCTTTGAAATGGAGTTCCCTGATATCGGGTTGCCTATCTCAGAAAAAAGATAATCAATGACCCTCCGAAGCGTTGACACGTCGGTCATTTTCTTTCTAACAGAGATATCGTTGACCATTATGTCCGAACGTATTGCGCCGAGGATGTCGAATGCGTCTTCTCCGGACATACTTTTCCTTATGATCGGCATAGAACCTATCGAAAGGTAGTCATTGAATGCACTCTCGTCATCTTTGAGAGCATTCAGTTCTTTGAACTCTTTAAATGAAAGAGGAAGCATATTGATCGAGACCGACCTTCCTGTCAAATGTGTAGCCAGCTCAACCGACAGCAGACGTGCGTTCGATCCGGTGAGATAGATGTCCGCGTCTGTATCGACCAGCAGAGAGTCGATCACTCTCTCCCATCCGGTCACGTTCTGTATCTCATCCAAAAGGAAATAGCTTCTTTCAACAGACACCTTTGACATCAGATGTTCATACAGCGTGTCCGCATCGAGAAGATGTTCGTTGGTCTTCGAGTTGAGATCTATGTTGTGTATGCTCTCTTTACTGACACCATTCTTGACAAGAAGATCTCTGTATTGGCGCATAAGCGTCGATTTTCCGCACCTTCTCATCCCCGTGATTATTTTTACAAGGTCGACCTGATCCTTATACCTTGATAATTTTTCCAGATAGTCGCTGCGGATGACGATATCTTTTGCCATAGTTGGAGACATGCTTTCAATGATATAAATATTAGGATATCTTTCCTAAAAGTTTTAAAAAATGAAAAAGATAGGAAATGTTTCCTAAAAATTTCATTTTTATCAGAATAGGGCCCCGCTTTCTAAAAAATATTATAGATAAGAGCGGATGACAACCTGTGGATAATCACCCGGACCTTGAGACCGATGAGGGACGGCGAGCCCGAATCTATCCTATCATATTGAGTGAGTACGATCCTAAATGGTCGCAATGGTACGCCGAAGAAAGGACGCGGCTGATCAGCTTGATCGGTGGCGAAAATATCATCCGAATTACACATATCGGAAGCACATCCGTCCCGGGAATGACGGCAAAGCCAACGGTGGATATTTTGTTGGAGGTCGCCGAAAGTGTTGATATTGAAGATCTGATCGCCGCTTTGCCGGTGCATGAGTATATCTGCCTTCGGCAACAGACGATCCCAACTGTTGACCGCGTTATTTTCCTGAAAGGATATGCCAATACTGGCTTCTCTGAAAGAGTGTTCCACATCCATGTGAGAAACCCCGGCGATTGGGATGAGTTGTATTTCCGTGATTATTTGGCAGCCCGCCCCGACATCGCCTCCGAATACGCTGCTTTGAAGCGAAGATTACTCAATGCTTATGAACATGACCGCGACGGATATACGACAGCAAAGGGGGAGTTTGTAAAAGAACATACAAACAGAGCCAGAGAGGAAGCGAAAAGCATCATTAAAGAAGAAAGTAGACCGCCTTAAGCTAACTTACTCTCAACTCCTCACTTTTATCTCAAATGATGCCTTTATTCCTGTATTCACATACGACCGGAGTGTGCATGTCTGGGTCAACAATTTTCCCTGATCGTCAACGGTCTGATCTCTTATATCTGCTTTTCATTGGGGTTACTGCCGCGATGATGATCAAGGTGACCGCCACAATGATAACAACCCTTACTGCCAGTGTCATAATGTGCACTTCAACATAATGAGTGTTTTATCTTAACATATATTTTTCGACCTATCTATCGCGATCGTATCACTAAAATCTCCGGCCAGACATACGATCCTTAACATATCTGGCACTCCGTCGGATGCTGTTAATATAGGTCAACAAACCTTAAATATCCACTCTCTGATGAGATTGCGTTAATACGAGCTATACAAATTATTTTGACAGTGACGTAATGCTTCAGGAGGAACAGACCATGCAGTTCAAAGGAGAGGGAGACAAGATGCTTGAGATCCTCTCCAAATACATTGAGGAAAGTGTGGTCGATGAAGCTGACGAAGAAATATTGGACCTGCTGGTCCAGGCAAAATGCATTGAATATTCGCTCAAAGAGGGCGGCATCGTCTATGCCAAAACGAACCAATTGGGAAAAGAGCTGTTGTCCGGTTCGCAAAAAACTACTTCCTGAGATTTTGATGTGGTGGATTTACAATGTCGGTGGAAAACATATACGGTTGGGTTCCCAACATAAGAGGCAATGTCTGTAACCCGGCAAATATTAAATCAAAGATTGACGAAGCCTCTTTGAGTTATCCCAAAAGAGAGAATACGTCGGTCCTGAATATTTTTTGTGAATATGAATACGACATTTCCGGAAATAAGATAGTGGTCTCGAATGACCTATGCGGAACTGTCGAGATCAATATCCTCCATGAAGGCGGCCTCTGTTCCCTTAACATAACAAAGAATAAAATAAAAAACGATAAGGGAACAAAAGTCTGGATCGCAGAGGTCTGGAGGGGATTCAGAGAGATGATAGATGGGTGCTCAGACACCGTTTGTGACTGTACCGCCATGGTACCGATCTATCTGAATCCTGGCGAATCGCTCTACGAAAAGATCGCTGAGGTGTTCATTGAGACAATAGAGCACGAAACTGACTTTGCAAACCGCATAGTCGGGCGCATAATAAGAGAAAAGAATACAAAAACCACCAGCGGGTGGGAGACCTTGTGGAACAAATCAAGGAATCTGCAAAATGTCTCAAATGCGAACCAACTTTACTTTAGAAGATTTTTGGACATATACCGCAATGAATTCACGCCCCAAAGAGTGGACGAACTGAATAGAATGATGAACGCTTGGTGCGACAAAGCAAAAATAGCGTACGACGACAATATGCGCGAGTCCGAGTTCGGATTCAAGAAAGCGTCTGACAGACTCAACCGCCGCCGTTTCTATATCGCCGCAGCTTCGTTGATCATTGCTGTCTTAGCGATCGTTCTGTTCTAAAGATTCGGACCGTGCATAATCAGTGTCCGAACCGGTTCGGGCCGAGTTTGCGTCCGCAAAATGATGCGAATGTTCATCCCGCGGCAGAGTTGACAATATATATCAAAAACACATACGCAACTGGCTAATACGCTTTGGTAAGTGGAAAAATTGAAGTGGGCATCATGATAAACATTGCGATAATCGGGTTTGGTATAGTCGGTTCCGCCTCATATGAACTTGCGGTTAAGAACGCTAAGTTGATCAGGGAACGTGTAGGCGATTCGGTCAAAGTTAAAAAAATAGTAGATATACTCGACTTTCCTAATCACCCTGCACCGGAACTTTTGAGTAAGAACTTTGACGATGTTATGAATGACCCCACGATATCGATCGTTATCGAAACGATCGGCGGAGTGCGGGCCGCCTACGAGTTTACAAAACGTGCGCTGGCAGGCGGCAAAAGCGTTGTAACAAGCAACAAAGAGCTTGTTGCGACGCACGGCGTGGAACTTACGGACCTCGCGAAGAAGAACAACGTCCACTACCTTTTCGAGGCCAGCGTCGGCGGCGGTGTCCCCATAATCCGCCCGCTCAAACAATGCTTGGCCGCTAACGAATTTGAAGA
It includes:
- a CDS encoding DUF167 domain-containing protein; protein product: MPIEDVIRIKGSGVEADVLVSPGSSRHGIEGIDGWRKRLTVKVTAPPLDGKANAEVEELFSEVTGAPSSILSGHTSRQKTVFIKGDPVMIVSKLRGQVE
- a CDS encoding MBL fold metallo-hydrolase translates to MFEVHVLASGSDGNCTIIQFEDEAIMIDAGISCRRTRELMEKEGIDQRALKALLITHEHSDHIAGAGAVSRKFNIPVFCNKATYDSSGLSNVEYSEIKTMGSFCIGNMVVIPLPTSHNAVDPNAFFVEAEGKKVLVATDTGKITFQVEHALKQADVAVIESNYDKKMLAEGPYPPYLKKLIASEMGHLANVDCAGAIKRTMNERRKIFLAHLSKTNNAPDIARETVAELTGIKRLNIDCLEFPGDTRTIKVRD
- a CDS encoding CBS domain-containing protein, which translates into the protein MKELRVRDLMTTQVLTVKPTDTVKRAIIKLAVDNVTGAAVVDNRNHVIGMITEFDVLSLIIRYQDKLDKDPSTTQSLLSVPMDGDVADPALVEANKEISEMKVEDIMIRTVLCTAPDEVISRALQKMMKLNVNRLPVLEQGILVGILSRSDIIFHIYKKKI
- a CDS encoding ATP-binding protein — its product is MKDYRPRIADRQLRDMLEAFGAVSIVGPKYCGKTTTAEQVAKSAVYMQDPDKKETYKLMAAVKPSQLLDGEKPRLIDEWQDETNIWDAVRFSVDKLSEEGLYILTGSVTIDESKIMHSGAGRISRMRMYTMSLFESGDSTGEVSLSEMFLGKEVSGISRLSLEDIAERITRGGWPNSVGKSPSVAHNQIKGYCETILGSEVKTADGVERDRDKMRLVLRSISRNISTSATDTTIVADLQKKDKGAVHINTLRSYEKALRKIHVIDDLPAWTPNLRSRTTIRVTDTRHLTDPAIAAYFLGASARDLMNDPRTFGLLFESLVIRDLRVYASSLGGEVLHYHDRNGLEADAIIHLHNGKWGAVEVKLGAGMIEDAANNLLKIKEKVESETMGSPSFLAVVTATEYAYTRKDGIHVVPIGCLKD
- a CDS encoding ATP-binding protein; amino-acid sequence: MAKDIVIRSDYLEKLSRYKDQVDLVKIITGMRRCGKSTLMRQYRDLLVKNGVSKESIHNIDLNSKTNEHLLDADTLYEHLMSKVSVERSYFLLDEIQNVTGWERVIDSLLVDTDADIYLTGSNARLLSVELATHLTGRSVSINMLPLSFKEFKELNALKDDESAFNDYLSIGSMPIIRKSMSGEDAFDILGAIRSDIMVNDISVRKKMTDVSTLRRVIDYLFSEIGNPISGNSISKQLRIDNKTAESYLEAICEALMFYQAKRYDMRGKMILTTPSKYYCTDMGMRNASIGEYSRDIGRSIENLVFLELLRRGYNVQVGKLGDAEIDFVADKGGQREYYQVSMTVLDENIEKRETRPLAGMNDGNARVILTMDRVGLGTYNGIQRVNIIDWLLSK
- a CDS encoding GrpB family protein, whose translation is MDNHPDLETDEGRRARIYPIILSEYDPKWSQWYAEERTRLISLIGGENIIRITHIGSTSVPGMTAKPTVDILLEVAESVDIEDLIAALPVHEYICLRQQTIPTVDRVIFLKGYANTGFSERVFHIHVRNPGDWDELYFRDYLAARPDIASEYAALKRRLLNAYEHDRDGYTTAKGEFVKEHTNRAREEAKSIIKEESRPP